In Erpetoichthys calabaricus chromosome 4, fErpCal1.3, whole genome shotgun sequence, one genomic interval encodes:
- the LOC114650256 gene encoding uncharacterized protein CXorf38 homolog, which translates to MVFAELSVRLNDIGYKNWLKAGYCLVKLRDGLQGFVKNEMRDFHQTLSRKNPQLRKGIQCRQGCKPRGNQFYDLCEQCKTWKEEILKHHTSRDACVHWGNCRPWLWSTEYWEMAKAYMPRGQLDIPGPEKCDAAALLNLINFCDRFNFINRQKVREVIKSRNELMHSCEMRVTPQWIVQYERKLEELIQELKHVPEVTSAGQEMRELLSVDWVVHIPGQDYVDGDESQFVDPEVISTVEAEILQESLRELYLKAQEDSSANAQQLQELQKLRGFIEANKDLKEQFHNQLLQVDNLYLPADLLTNQESKRYKQEEEHDKEEGYVPQKKKKTLV; encoded by the exons ATGGTGTTTGCAGAGCTGAGCGTCCGCCTCAATGACATCGGCTACAAAAACTGGTTAAAAGCGGGCTATTGTCTCGTGAAGCTACGTGATGGGCTCCAGGGATTCGTAAAAAACGAGATGAGGGATTTTCACCAGACGCTCTCTCGAAAAAATCCACAGCTTCGAAAAGGCATACAGTGTCGACAGGGGTGCAAACCCCGCGGCAATCAG TTTTATGACCTCTGTGAACAGTGCAAGACATGGAAGGAGGAGATCCTCAAGCACCACACCAGCAGAGATGCATGTGTGCATTGGGGAAACTGTAGGCCATGGTTGTGGTCCACTGAATACTGGGAGATGGCCAAG GCATACATGCCCCGTGGGCAGTTGGATATACCTGGGCCAGAGAAGTGTGATGCTGCTGCTTTGCTGAACCTCATTAACTTCTGTGATCGCTTTAACTTCATCAATCGGCAAAAAGTTAGAGAG GTAATAAAAAGTCGCAATGAACTAATGCATTCTTGTGAGATGAGAGTGACCCCACAGTGGATTGTACAATATGAAAGGAAATTGGAGGAACTAATTCAAGAACTGAAACATGTGCCAGAGGTGACATCTGCTGGTCAGGAAATGAGGGAG CTGTTGTCAGTAGACTGGGTTGTTCATATTCCTGGCCAGGACTATGTTGATGGAGATGAAAGCCAGTTTGTAGACCCAGAAGTTATCTCTACAGTGGAAGCAGAGATCTTGCAAGAGAGTTTACGGGAACTGTACTTAAAGGCTCAAGAAGACAGTTCTGCCAATGCACAG CAACTTCAAGAACTTCAAAAGCTGAGAGGCTTTATAGAAGCAAACAAGGACTTGAAAGAACAGTTTCATAATCAGCTGTTGCAAGTTGACAACCTTTACTTACCTGCAGATTTGCTAACTAACCAAGAATCCAAGAGGTACAAACAAGAAGAAGAGCATGACAAAGAGGAAG GATATGtcccccaaaaaaagaaaaagacgctGGTTTAG